The sequence below is a genomic window from Paenibacillus silvisoli.
GGTTGCGTTGCCGAAGCTGGCTAGCGAAATCTCCGTTACAGCGGCCTCCGAGCCCCCTGCGAAAATAACGTCAGCGCCTCCCGAGCGAATAAGCCGATAGGCTTCCCCAATCGCGGTGTTGCCGATTGAACAAGCGGTTACGGGCGACATCGTCGGGCCGAGCGCGCCATAGCGAATGCTGATCATGGCGGACGCCATGTTGGCGATCATCATGGGTACGAGCGTTGGACTGACTCTCTCCGGCCCACGGTCGCGCAATACCCCGTCCTGCTCGATCAGCGTGTTCAGTCCGCCGATGCCTGAGCCGACATAAACCCCCATCCGTTCGCGGTCGACTGAAGCGGTCTCCAATCCCGCGTCCGTCCACGCTTGCTCGGCTGCCGCCATCGCGAACTGAACGAAGCGATCCATTCTTCTCGCTTCTTTGCGCCCGAATCTCGCTTCGCCGTCGAAATCGTGCACGAGGCCAGCGATATGCGATTTATACCTGCTTGCATCGATATGCTCAATCTTAGAGATGCCGGATTCGCCTTTCTTCAGCTTCTCCCAGAAGACAGCCGTCTCGTTCCCCAGCGGCGAAATGATGCCCATGCCAGTAATAACAACCCGATCCATACGATCTCCTCCATTTTACAGCTAGCAGAGGCTAGCGATTAGGGTACCGTCTTGCTTACAGCTCTATATTGAGCTACTATTTATCCTATTACAAGTTATCGTTTATCCTAGTATAAAGACTACCCGACTATCTTTTATCACCACACATAGGCAAGGAGTGACTTCAGACATGAATCGGCAAGCCAGGCTGCAAGCTCTATCTGAATTTCTGCAAAAGCGGCGCGCGCAGCTGATGCCTCAGACGGTCGGCCTCCCTGCGGGTACCCGCCGGAGGACGCCCGGGCTGCGCCGCGAAGAAGTCGCGCAGCTTGCGGGCGTAAGCACCACCTGGTATACGTGGCTCGAGCAAGGCCGAGATATTCAGGTTTCCGCTTCCGTGCTCGACTGCGTAGCTTCGGCGCTCCTGTTGACGACCGATGAGCGCAAATATCTGTTCTCACTGGCCATGGAATCAACTGGATCTTTCGCACCGGCATTGGAACGGACGTTGGAAATCCGCCCGTCTCTCCAGCGCATTTTGCAGGAGCTTCGTTATTGCCCGACGATCGTCACCGACCGGAGGTTTCGCATCGTCGGCTGGAACGACGCGGCCACCCGCGTGTTCCTGGATTTTAACGCATTGCCCGCGGAAGACCGCAACCTGATTCGGCTGCTGTTCGAACGCAAGGATTTTCGCCGGCTTGCCGTCAATTGGGAGCATTTTGCCTTGGATTTCCTGGCGATCTTCCGCGCCTATTACGGACGCTACGTGGAGG
It includes:
- a CDS encoding helix-turn-helix transcriptional regulator; its protein translation is MNRQARLQALSEFLQKRRAQLMPQTVGLPAGTRRRTPGLRREEVAQLAGVSTTWYTWLEQGRDIQVSASVLDCVASALLLTTDERKYLFSLAMESTGSFAPALERTLEIRPSLQRILQELRYCPTIVTDRRFRIVGWNDAATRVFLDFNALPAEDRNLIRLLFERKDFRRLAVNWEHFALDFLAIFRAYYGRYVEDEWYSGFLSEMRESYPDFDSLWERSRVSLAPEMLIEFRHAAAGKMLFQLTSLQVQGEDDLRCSIYTPAADTTTETKLRKLLDSPHE